Proteins from one Arsenophonus apicola genomic window:
- the flhA gene encoding flagellar biosynthesis protein FlhA, with protein MANLASRLRLPKDLKNTQWQILAGPILILLILSMMVLPLPPFLLDMLFTFNIALSIMVLLVAMFTKRTLEFAAFPTILLFSTLLRLTLNVASTRVILLEGHTGAAAAGKVVESFGHFLVGGNFAIGIVVFIILILINFMVITKGAGRIAEVGTRFVLDGMPGKQMAIDADLNAGLIDEAEAKARRKEVTQESDFYGSMDGASKFVRGDAIAGLMIMAINIIGGLVVGVAQHGLTLGESASIYTLLTIGDGLVAQIPALIISTAAGVIVTRVATDEDVGEQMLGQLFDNPRVLMLTAGVLGLLGLVPGMPNIVFLLFTLLLGFIGWKLMKRSAKPVIDVELKQNIEQRYQAIEVSWDDVQPEDPLGMEIGYRLIPMVDQGQNGELLNRIGGIRKKFAKEMGYLPPVLHIRDNMALKPEAYRILMKGVEIGRGEAYPGRWLAINPGGAIGELTGDATQEPAFGLPAVLIDEALREQAQVQGYTVVAASTVIATHFNHLLSRFAHEFFGRQEAQQLYERISKELSKLTQDLMPDVINLTLFHKVLQNLLSEQVPIRDMRTIIETLAEHAAEQKEVTELTSLVRIALARAITQHWFGDKEEIQAIGLDISLERVLIQALQSGGGLEPGLAGNIEQQAIEALNNQSLIGAPLVLIVNHSLRPLMSRFLRRALPQLAVVSSLEISDERKIRLTSFIGQPTS; from the coding sequence ATGGCTAACTTAGCCTCACGATTGCGTCTACCTAAAGACTTAAAAAATACTCAATGGCAAATTTTAGCAGGACCGATATTGATCCTATTAATTTTGTCAATGATGGTTTTGCCATTGCCGCCTTTTTTACTAGATATGTTGTTCACTTTTAATATTGCCCTCTCAATTATGGTTTTATTAGTGGCCATGTTTACCAAGCGCACCCTTGAATTTGCAGCATTTCCGACTATTTTGCTGTTTTCAACTCTATTACGGCTAACACTTAATGTGGCTTCAACCAGAGTTATACTGTTAGAAGGACATACTGGAGCGGCGGCGGCAGGCAAGGTTGTCGAATCCTTTGGTCACTTTTTGGTGGGTGGTAATTTTGCTATTGGTATAGTGGTCTTTATTATTCTGATCCTGATTAACTTTATGGTGATCACCAAAGGTGCTGGTCGTATAGCCGAAGTGGGGACCCGCTTTGTTTTAGATGGCATGCCAGGTAAGCAGATGGCGATCGATGCTGATCTGAATGCCGGCTTGATTGATGAAGCTGAAGCTAAAGCGCGACGTAAAGAAGTAACCCAAGAGTCTGATTTCTATGGTTCAATGGATGGTGCCAGTAAATTTGTGCGTGGCGATGCTATTGCTGGATTGATGATTATGGCAATCAATATCATTGGTGGTTTAGTGGTTGGTGTTGCGCAACATGGCTTAACCCTGGGTGAATCAGCCAGTATCTACACATTGTTAACCATTGGTGACGGTTTAGTTGCTCAAATTCCGGCATTGATTATTTCTACTGCTGCTGGCGTGATTGTTACCCGCGTAGCGACTGATGAAGACGTGGGTGAGCAGATGTTAGGTCAACTGTTTGATAATCCACGGGTATTGATGTTAACTGCTGGTGTATTAGGTTTACTTGGTCTAGTCCCTGGTATGCCAAATATTGTTTTTCTACTGTTTACTTTGCTCTTAGGTTTTATTGGTTGGAAATTGATGAAACGTTCAGCTAAGCCGGTAATTGATGTAGAACTAAAACAAAACATTGAGCAGCGTTATCAAGCGATAGAGGTTAGTTGGGATGATGTTCAGCCTGAAGATCCATTAGGGATGGAGATTGGTTACCGTTTGATACCGATGGTTGATCAGGGACAGAACGGTGAACTACTCAATCGGATTGGGGGCATCCGCAAAAAGTTTGCTAAAGAGATGGGTTACTTACCGCCGGTGCTACATATTCGCGATAATATGGCGCTCAAGCCGGAAGCTTACCGCATTTTAATGAAAGGGGTAGAAATTGGTCGAGGAGAAGCCTATCCAGGACGTTGGTTAGCGATCAATCCAGGTGGTGCGATAGGAGAATTAACCGGTGATGCCACCCAAGAACCCGCTTTTGGTTTACCAGCCGTTTTGATCGATGAAGCATTACGTGAACAGGCTCAAGTGCAAGGTTATACGGTGGTAGCAGCCAGTACTGTGATTGCGACCCATTTTAATCATCTTTTAAGCCGATTTGCCCATGAGTTTTTTGGTCGGCAGGAAGCACAGCAGCTTTATGAACGGATCAGTAAAGAGTTATCGAAACTAACCCAGGATCTGATGCCTGATGTGATCAATTTAACGCTGTTTCATAAAGTATTGCAAAATTTATTAAGCGAGCAGGTGCCGATCCGTGATATGCGTACTATCATCGAAACGTTAGCTGAGCATGCCGCTGAGCAAAAAGAGGTAACGGAACTGACCAGTTTGGTCCGCATTGCTTTAGCCAGAGCGATTACCCAGCACTGGTTTGGTGATAAAGAAGAGATCCAGGCTATTGGTCTAGATATTAGCCTTGAACGGGTTTTGATCCAGGCGCTGCAATCGGGAGGTGGATTAGAGCCGGGTCTGGCCGGTAATATTGAGCAACAGGCGATTGAAGCGCTGAATAATCAAAGCTTAATTGGTGCACCACTGGTATTAATTGTGAATCATAGTTTACGCCCTTTAATGTCACGTTTTTTACGTCGCGCTTTACCACAGCTTGCTGTAGTTTCCAGTCTTGAAATCAGCGATGAGCGAAAAATTCGTTTAACCTCTTTTATTGGTCAACCGACCAGTTAA
- a CDS encoding DUF5339 domain-containing protein produces MRKLLLICSMGLLAFIITACSEEEKKIDYIGATDNCKAYFSEVDSLVTKASENPQTKAQLDSIKNQLEDGKKQIVALPKDQQDKACKQGIDAMKQIKQSLNMK; encoded by the coding sequence ATGAGAAAATTACTATTAATTTGTAGCATGGGTTTATTAGCATTTATTATCACTGCTTGTTCAGAAGAAGAGAAAAAAATTGACTATATCGGTGCAACTGATAACTGTAAAGCTTATTTCTCTGAAGTAGACTCTCTAGTTACTAAGGCCTCTGAAAACCCACAAACAAAAGCTCAACTTGATTCAATAAAAAATCAGCTTGAAGATGGCAAAAAACAGATCGTTGCCCTGCCTAAAGATCAGCAAGATAAAGCTTGCAAACAAGGCATTGATGCAATGAAGCAGATAAAACAGTCATTAAATATGAAGTAA
- the tnpA gene encoding IS200/IS605 family transposase — protein sequence MQKYKINRSRHAAFLLHVHLVFVTKYRKKVLSGLHYKAFHQYAGEVCRDFGADLKESNGESDHVHMLIEYPPTVQLSVLVNSLKAVTSRRLRNEFLDLRGAYGKPVLWSRSYFAGSCGGAPLEVVKQYIQNQRG from the coding sequence ATGCAAAAATATAAAATCAACCGTTCAAGACATGCAGCGTTTCTTTTACATGTTCACCTTGTCTTTGTGACTAAGTACCGAAAGAAAGTACTCAGTGGCTTGCACTACAAAGCATTTCATCAGTATGCAGGTGAAGTGTGTCGCGACTTTGGGGCTGATTTAAAGGAAAGTAACGGAGAGTCCGATCACGTTCATATGCTGATCGAGTACCCGCCCACAGTGCAGTTGTCAGTACTAGTAAACTCGCTGAAAGCGGTAACGTCTCGTCGTCTGCGTAATGAGTTTCTAGACTTGCGTGGGGCTTACGGCAAGCCAGTGTTGTGGTCTCGATCATACTTTGCAGGTTCGTGCGGGGGAGCACCGCTGGAAGTTGTTAAGCAATACATTCAAAATCAGCGTGGCTGA
- a CDS encoding RNA-guided endonuclease InsQ/TnpB family protein, protein MLILKAYKFRLEPTEKQSQRLRQLCGCARFIWNYGLAETQRIIESGGKLPSAFELNRMLTEWKKKPEHSFLQEAYTDNLQQKLKDLHGAWKRCFDKKLAAKAPVFKRKNDGRDSVRFVNFDKYCQLDNGRVRLPSGLVWVKFRQSQKLYGKIKTQPLANMRDTGIYRFRSNWKWTFSLIRQQQ, encoded by the coding sequence ATGCTAATTCTAAAAGCCTACAAATTCAGACTCGAACCAACCGAAAAACAGTCGCAACGTTTGCGGCAGTTGTGCGGATGCGCTCGTTTTATCTGGAATTACGGGCTAGCAGAGACGCAACGCATTATTGAATCCGGCGGTAAACTACCGTCAGCGTTTGAACTAAATCGGATGCTCACAGAATGGAAAAAAAAGCCGGAACATTCCTTTTTGCAAGAAGCCTACACGGATAATCTTCAGCAGAAACTCAAAGATCTGCACGGGGCATGGAAACGCTGCTTTGATAAAAAACTGGCAGCAAAAGCTCCTGTATTTAAAAGGAAAAATGACGGGCGTGATTCAGTTCGTTTTGTTAATTTTGATAAATATTGTCAGCTCGATAATGGCAGAGTGAGATTACCGTCAGGTTTGGTATGGGTAAAGTTCCGGCAGTCGCAAAAGCTGTACGGTAAGATTAAAACGCAACCGTTAGCCAACATGCGGGACACTGGTATATATCGTTTCAGGTCGAACTGGAAATGGACATTCAGCCTCATTCGTCAGCAACAATGA
- a CDS encoding protein phosphatase CheZ, translating into MVNRQDEKPESHSDKLEIINRLGRLTRIIHEGLRELGLDKNISRAVEVIPDTQQRLDYIAQMTFQAAEKTLNSLDQIKPKQEWLIQQAEQLTQRWDQWAQLSIELTETKSLVADTRQYLSQSPQVNSQINTQLLAIMMAQDFQDLTGQVIKKLSLIIQEIEQQLVSVLLENMTPDIANSLSSINRSNELLNGPQLMTDRKENYCQQTQVDELLTSLGL; encoded by the coding sequence ATGGTTAACAGGCAAGATGAAAAACCAGAATCTCATAGCGATAAATTAGAAATCATTAACCGTCTTGGGCGGTTGACCCGCATTATTCATGAAGGATTACGTGAGTTAGGTTTAGACAAAAATATATCCAGAGCGGTAGAAGTGATACCGGATACCCAACAGCGTCTTGATTATATCGCCCAGATGACTTTTCAAGCGGCAGAAAAAACCCTTAATAGTCTCGATCAAATCAAACCAAAACAGGAGTGGTTAATTCAACAAGCAGAACAGTTGACACAACGCTGGGATCAATGGGCGCAATTATCCATTGAATTAACGGAAACTAAATCGTTGGTGGCGGATACGCGACAGTATCTGTCTCAGTCACCGCAAGTTAATAGTCAAATTAATACGCAATTATTGGCTATTATGATGGCCCAAGATTTTCAAGATTTAACCGGCCAAGTGATTAAAAAACTCTCTTTAATAATACAGGAAATTGAACAGCAACTTGTGTCAGTTTTATTAGAAAATATGACGCCAGATATTGCTAATTCCTTATCGTCGATAAATCGGTCGAATGAATTACTTAATGGACCACAACTTATGACTGACCGCAAAGAAAATTATTGTCAGCAAACCCAAGTAGATGAATTACTGACCAGCCTGGGATTATAA
- the cheY gene encoding chemotaxis response regulator CheY, whose translation MTNKELMFLIVDDFSTMRRILRNLLKESGFHNVEEAEDGEDALAKMNKHNFDFIITDWNMPNMDGLLLLETIRQQEKWAKLPVLMVTAEAKKENIIAASKAGASGYVVKPFTAAILEQKIEQIIQKMA comes from the coding sequence ATGACAAATAAAGAATTAATGTTTCTGATCGTAGATGATTTCTCAACGATGAGAAGAATATTACGTAATTTGTTGAAAGAATCAGGGTTTCATAATGTAGAAGAGGCTGAAGATGGTGAAGATGCTTTGGCTAAAATGAATAAACATAATTTTGATTTTATTATTACAGACTGGAATATGCCCAATATGGATGGTTTATTATTGCTTGAAACGATCCGCCAACAGGAAAAGTGGGCAAAGCTGCCGGTTTTAATGGTGACTGCGGAAGCCAAAAAGGAAAACATCATTGCTGCATCAAAAGCCGGTGCCAGTGGTTATGTGGTGAAACCTTTTACCGCTGCTATTCTTGAGCAGAAAATTGAACAGATTATTCAAAAAATGGCATAA
- a CDS encoding protein-glutamate methylesterase/protein-glutamine glutaminase yields the protein MEKIKVLCVDDSALMRKIMREILDQQPDMEVVGCAADPYIAREMIKQRHPHVLTLDIEMPRMDGLSFLEKIMRLRPMPVIMVSTLTTNGSQATLRALELGAVDFVTKQTLNFKQGVSAYANLLSDKIRVAAKANIIKRRYQVAKYPKLNLPLPQITNDVIAIGASTGGTEAIRHLLQGLPQNIPAIVVAQHMPAGFTRSFAERLNRCCFLQVKEAEQGEKLLAGHVYIAPGNFHLALTKTGRYYQIVLHQQDMVNHHRPSVDNLFFSVAQTAGKRAIGMILTGMGNDGAMGLLAMRQAGAYTFAQNEKSCVVYGMPKVALQLNAVDEVGDINDLGRLLLDKLEQRYAV from the coding sequence ATGGAAAAAATAAAGGTACTTTGTGTTGATGATTCAGCTTTAATGCGCAAAATTATGCGGGAAATCCTGGATCAGCAGCCGGACATGGAAGTGGTTGGCTGTGCGGCTGATCCCTATATTGCACGGGAGATGATAAAACAGCGACATCCACACGTATTGACACTGGATATTGAGATGCCACGCATGGATGGACTCTCTTTTTTAGAAAAAATCATGCGCTTACGTCCGATGCCGGTGATTATGGTTTCAACCTTAACCACTAATGGCTCACAGGCAACATTACGTGCTTTGGAGTTAGGCGCGGTAGATTTTGTCACCAAACAAACCTTGAATTTCAAACAAGGTGTATCGGCTTATGCCAATTTATTAAGTGACAAAATAAGAGTGGCAGCAAAAGCAAATATTATAAAAAGGCGCTATCAAGTAGCGAAATATCCAAAGCTTAATCTGCCCTTACCGCAAATTACCAATGATGTTATTGCAATTGGTGCCTCAACTGGTGGTACTGAGGCCATTCGACATTTATTACAAGGTTTACCGCAAAATATACCAGCAATTGTCGTTGCGCAACATATGCCAGCAGGTTTCACCCGCTCTTTTGCTGAGCGTTTGAATCGTTGCTGTTTTCTGCAAGTTAAAGAAGCAGAACAGGGAGAAAAGTTATTAGCTGGACATGTTTATATTGCGCCAGGTAATTTTCATTTAGCTTTAACCAAAACCGGCCGATATTACCAAATAGTATTGCATCAACAAGATATGGTTAACCATCACCGGCCTTCGGTTGATAATTTATTTTTTTCCGTTGCTCAAACCGCAGGAAAGCGGGCAATTGGCATGATTCTTACTGGAATGGGAAATGATGGAGCTATGGGATTATTAGCCATGCGGCAAGCGGGCGCTTATACCTTTGCACAGAATGAAAAAAGCTGTGTTGTTTATGGTATGCCAAAAGTCGCATTGCAGTTAAATGCGGTAGATGAAGTTGGTGATATTAATGATCTTGGTCGATTGTTACTTGATAAATTAGAGCAACGTTATGCAGTGTAA
- a CDS encoding CheR family methyltransferase → MKLMPGDCHQQQWQLSDQAFKQICDLIYQKTGIVLLKQKKMMVYNRLLKRLKILQLTCFEQYVALLMQHKQGTEWQYFINALTTNLTAFFREAHHFDVVAQHAKANRQDVYRVWCTAVSTGEEAYSVAMVLNNIKGDHVFRKEIVASDINSQVLQIAQQGIYAEEVITAIPPQLRKPFLLKGQGDNQGYIGIHEGLRKQIQFRQINLKDKYWPIEGQFDVIFCRNVMIYFENKMQQELLDRFLPLLKKDGLLVIGHSENICQPNSHYQLVERSIYQLKNQKIQRWKK, encoded by the coding sequence ATGAAATTGATGCCTGGCGATTGTCATCAGCAGCAATGGCAATTAAGTGATCAAGCGTTTAAACAGATTTGTGACCTTATTTACCAAAAAACCGGCATTGTTTTGCTAAAGCAGAAAAAAATGATGGTTTACAATAGATTGCTTAAGAGATTGAAAATCTTGCAATTAACCTGTTTTGAACAATATGTCGCTTTACTGATGCAACATAAGCAAGGCACTGAATGGCAATACTTTATCAATGCATTAACCACCAATTTGACCGCATTTTTTCGAGAAGCACACCATTTTGATGTGGTAGCGCAACATGCTAAAGCTAATAGACAGGATGTTTATCGAGTGTGGTGTACGGCCGTCTCTACCGGAGAAGAAGCCTATTCCGTTGCAATGGTATTAAATAATATTAAAGGTGATCATGTTTTTCGTAAAGAAATTGTGGCGAGTGATATTAATAGCCAGGTTTTGCAGATTGCCCAGCAGGGTATTTATGCTGAGGAAGTGATAACGGCCATCCCGCCACAGTTAAGAAAACCCTTTTTATTAAAAGGTCAAGGCGATAATCAAGGCTATATAGGTATCCATGAGGGTTTACGTAAACAAATTCAGTTTCGGCAGATTAATCTTAAGGACAAATATTGGCCAATAGAGGGGCAGTTTGATGTCATTTTTTGTCGTAATGTGATGATCTATTTTGAAAACAAAATGCAACAAGAGTTATTAGATCGTTTTTTACCGCTATTAAAAAAAGATGGTCTATTGGTGATCGGTCACTCAGAAAATATTTGCCAACCAAATAGCCATTATCAATTAGTTGAGCGCAGTATTTATCAATTGAAAAATCAGAAGATACAGCGATGGAAAAAATAA
- a CDS encoding methyl-accepting chemotaxis protein, with translation MKLTLRVSTRLHLLLLFFCTMQCVTGGTAVNIFHQQQSHFEHVDIKIDKLEALTLSWNHLLKARSTLNRLTLRMQTDYPADKLAILSSRIDNQLAETEKYFHQFSQLSQQYYQETSGKITADIERDYQALNHALHMIKKLLDKREIKQALQVPSEGHLLRFENSYFTYIKHINNEVGEAAKYSRDSSQSALIMAVITLITVFIACLLTHFNLQKKLIARFTMMKNCFTDIANGYLDKPLMESEQDELGKIFTKFAEMREAIITSVAAVRFNTREMQTGMQAVKTGNIALAKHTQQQSINLEQTAAGIEQFTVIVQQNAHHAQQANELAISAERTATKSGQLTGKVVDTMTSITQSSQKIAAIISVIDGIAFQTNILALNAAVEAARAGEQGRGFSVVATEVRELAQRSAEAAKEIKSLIDEYVECVSMGAELVNHAGRTINELVVSVKQVTKLMQEIAAATKEQNQGIQQVAISIEQMEQMTQQNATLVEQSCHVVETLEMQTETLINIVSKFKLPSRCFNYLTVKMNLLQADNK, from the coding sequence ATGAAATTAACACTCAGGGTATCGACTCGTCTTCACTTATTACTGCTTTTTTTTTGTACTATGCAATGTGTGACAGGGGGGACTGCGGTCAATATCTTTCATCAGCAGCAATCTCACTTTGAACATGTAGATATCAAGATAGATAAATTAGAGGCTTTGACCTTAAGTTGGAATCATTTACTTAAAGCTCGCAGTACCCTGAATCGACTGACGTTGCGGATGCAAACAGATTATCCAGCCGATAAATTGGCGATATTAAGTAGCCGAATTGATAACCAATTAGCCGAGACAGAAAAATATTTTCACCAGTTTAGTCAGTTGTCTCAGCAATATTATCAAGAAACAAGCGGAAAAATTACCGCTGATATTGAACGCGATTATCAGGCTCTGAACCATGCACTTCATATGATAAAGAAATTACTAGATAAACGAGAGATTAAACAGGCTTTACAAGTACCGAGTGAAGGGCATCTATTAAGGTTTGAAAATAGTTATTTTACTTATATTAAGCATATCAATAATGAAGTTGGTGAGGCGGCAAAATATAGTCGAGATTCAAGTCAATCTGCCTTAATTATGGCTGTTATAACCCTGATTACGGTTTTTATCGCTTGTCTATTGACTCATTTTAATTTGCAAAAAAAATTAATAGCCCGTTTTACCATGATGAAAAATTGTTTTACTGATATTGCTAATGGTTATTTAGATAAGCCGCTAATGGAAAGTGAGCAAGATGAATTGGGTAAAATTTTTACCAAGTTTGCTGAAATGCGAGAAGCAATTATTACCTCAGTAGCGGCAGTAAGGTTCAATACCCGTGAAATGCAAACAGGTATGCAAGCGGTGAAAACGGGTAATATAGCCCTGGCGAAACATACTCAACAGCAAAGTATTAACTTAGAACAGACTGCTGCTGGCATAGAGCAGTTTACCGTCATTGTTCAACAAAATGCCCATCATGCGCAACAAGCCAATGAACTGGCAATTTCTGCTGAAAGAACAGCCACTAAAAGTGGACAATTGACGGGTAAAGTGGTCGATACGATGACCAGTATTACCCAAAGTTCGCAAAAAATTGCTGCAATTATTAGCGTGATCGATGGAATTGCTTTTCAAACAAATATATTAGCGTTAAATGCAGCGGTAGAGGCTGCCAGAGCGGGTGAACAAGGGCGAGGTTTTTCTGTTGTTGCTACTGAAGTCAGAGAATTAGCGCAACGCAGTGCAGAAGCGGCGAAAGAGATAAAAAGCCTGATAGATGAATATGTCGAATGTGTCTCTATGGGAGCTGAATTGGTTAATCATGCGGGTCGTACCATCAACGAACTAGTCGTTTCTGTTAAACAGGTTACTAAGCTTATGCAAGAAATTGCAGCAGCGACCAAAGAGCAAAATCAGGGGATCCAGCAGGTTGCGATCAGCATAGAACAAATGGAACAGATGACCCAACAAAATGCCACCTTGGTAGAGCAATCATGTCATGTTGTCGAGACCTTAGAAATGCAAACTGAAACTCTGATAAATATCGTATCGAAATTTAAGTTGCCATCACGTTGTTTTAATTATTTAACGGTGAAAATGAACTTATTACAGGCAGATAATAAATGA
- a CDS encoding chemotaxis protein CheW: MIKQQGFSHIKTERQGTGYLIFTLGEEEYGIDILKVQEICGYHHVTRIANMPDFIKGITHLRGVIIPIIDLRIKFSQSDVIYDNSTVVIIVMLSQRIIGIVVDAVSDVLTLMPEQICPPPEMSSILSAEYLMGLGMLEERMLILVNIEKLLNSQEMALIHDIDD; the protein is encoded by the coding sequence ATGATAAAACAACAGGGTTTTAGCCATATTAAAACCGAACGACAAGGAACAGGTTATTTAATTTTCACTTTAGGTGAAGAGGAATATGGGATTGATATTCTAAAAGTACAGGAAATTTGTGGTTACCATCATGTTACACGCATTGCAAATATGCCTGATTTTATTAAAGGGATCACCCATTTGCGTGGCGTTATTATACCGATAATTGATTTAAGAATTAAGTTTTCCCAGTCTGATGTAATATATGATAATAGTACAGTTGTTATTATTGTCATGTTATCACAAAGAATTATTGGAATTGTTGTTGATGCGGTTTCAGATGTATTAACGTTAATGCCAGAACAAATTTGTCCACCACCAGAAATGTCGTCAATTTTATCGGCTGAATATCTTATGGGATTAGGGATGTTAGAAGAGCGGATGTTGATTTTGGTGAATATTGAAAAATTACTTAATAGCCAAGAGATGGCATTGATTCATGATATCGATGATTAA
- the cheA gene encoding chemotaxis protein CheA, whose protein sequence is MELGAFYQVFFDETEELLNEMEQKLLHLNIDTPDSEALNAVFRCAHSVKGGAATFGFSQLQKTTHILENVLDGLRSQTILLTADILQALLNAKDILLAQLNAYRHDQLPDEYLSSQVEALFYSVIPTSDRPVVKVAAAKTAGETYFTIKLVDLKPHEVTLLLDELNILGKVIEHQIEQTTLTVLLKTAESQQDITAVLCFLLDEQQIHFAIANPMAKQSSQRSDLIDEDKLLTTTDKTAAKTIAAIESNRSFTPAEASTIRVAVEKVDQLINLVGELIITQSMLMQHSQQLDDRHNPLHDCLNQLARNSRDLQLSVMSIRMMPMDYVFNRFPRLVHDLAIKLNKKVSLTLKGQTTELDKGLIEKIVDPLTHLVRNSLDHGIELPEVRRQRGKAEEGQLMISAEHQGGNICITVSDDGNGLNREKILQKAKNIGLEISDQMSDQDIAMLIFAPGFSTAESVTDVSGRGVGMDIVKQNIHEMGGQITLTFQAGKGTTTRIFLPLTLAILEAMSVQISDEIFILPLNSVVSVLQPKAEQIFMLGNDEKLLLVWDEYIPLIELYQVLDIPQGKKAINEGIVVIVQYAGKKYALFVDSLLGQQQVVVKNIETNFKPIKGITSATIMGDGSVALIIDIKELYQLAYIKRQH, encoded by the coding sequence ATGGAGCTAGGTGCGTTTTATCAAGTATTTTTCGATGAGACAGAAGAACTATTAAATGAGATGGAGCAAAAATTGCTCCATCTTAATATTGATACTCCTGATAGTGAGGCACTTAATGCTGTTTTTCGTTGTGCGCATTCTGTAAAAGGTGGTGCTGCGACATTTGGCTTTAGCCAATTACAAAAAACCACTCACATTTTGGAAAATGTGTTAGATGGTCTCCGAAGCCAAACGATATTGTTAACGGCCGATATTCTGCAGGCATTATTAAATGCTAAAGATATTTTATTAGCGCAGCTTAATGCTTATCGCCATGACCAATTGCCCGATGAATATTTATCTAGTCAAGTTGAAGCACTGTTTTATTCGGTGATACCGACCAGTGATAGACCGGTAGTAAAAGTGGCCGCGGCTAAAACGGCCGGGGAAACTTATTTTACTATCAAATTAGTTGATCTTAAGCCACATGAAGTGACATTACTCCTCGACGAATTAAATATTTTAGGTAAGGTAATTGAACATCAAATTGAGCAGACAACATTAACCGTTTTACTCAAAACCGCTGAGTCTCAACAGGATATTACTGCTGTACTCTGTTTTTTACTCGATGAGCAACAGATCCATTTTGCAATAGCAAATCCAATGGCAAAACAGTCAAGCCAGCGTAGTGATCTAATTGATGAAGATAAGCTACTAACCACAACAGATAAAACAGCAGCAAAAACTATCGCTGCTATAGAGTCAAATCGTTCTTTTACCCCTGCAGAAGCATCAACCATACGGGTTGCGGTGGAAAAAGTTGATCAACTTATTAATTTAGTTGGCGAATTGATTATTACCCAATCTATGTTGATGCAACATAGCCAACAATTGGATGATCGTCATAATCCATTACATGATTGTCTTAATCAATTAGCTAGGAATTCGCGTGATTTACAGCTGTCAGTGATGTCAATTCGTATGATGCCCATGGATTATGTATTTAACCGTTTTCCGCGTTTGGTCCACGATTTAGCAATAAAACTTAATAAAAAAGTTTCATTAACTCTTAAAGGTCAAACCACTGAATTAGACAAAGGGTTAATTGAGAAGATTGTTGATCCACTTACCCATTTGGTACGTAATAGCCTTGATCATGGCATTGAATTACCCGAAGTTAGACGGCAAAGGGGCAAAGCGGAAGAAGGGCAATTAATGATTTCTGCTGAGCACCAAGGCGGTAATATTTGCATTACCGTTAGCGATGATGGCAATGGTTTAAATAGAGAAAAAATTTTACAAAAAGCCAAAAATATTGGTTTAGAAATATCCGATCAAATGAGTGATCAAGATATTGCCATGCTGATTTTTGCTCCAGGATTTAGTACAGCGGAAAGCGTGACCGACGTTTCGGGCCGTGGCGTTGGCATGGATATTGTAAAACAGAATATTCACGAAATGGGTGGCCAAATTACGTTAACTTTTCAGGCAGGAAAAGGAACCACCACCCGTATTTTTTTACCGTTAACCTTGGCTATTTTAGAGGCCATGTCTGTCCAGATTAGTGATGAAATTTTTATTTTACCGCTTAACTCGGTAGTCAGTGTTTTACAACCCAAAGCAGAACAAATTTTTATGTTAGGTAACGATGAAAAATTACTGTTAGTTTGGGATGAATATATTCCACTGATTGAACTCTATCAAGTGCTGGATATTCCGCAAGGGAAAAAAGCAATAAATGAAGGCATTGTCGTCATAGTTCAATATGCAGGTAAGAAATACGCTTTATTTGTTGATAGTTTATTAGGTCAACAACAGGTAGTGGTAAAAAATATAGAAACAAATTTTAAACCGATTAAAGGGATCACATCTGCCACAATTATGGGCGATGGTAGTGTAGCATTAATTATTGATATTAAAGAACTTTATCAATTGGCCTACATAAAAAGGCAGCATTAG